Proteins found in one Limnohabitans sp. TEGF004 genomic segment:
- a CDS encoding efflux RND transporter permease subunit, which translates to MFKWLLENSLANRLLVIIASVVLMTYGAFTLTKTPVDVFPDLNKPTVTIMTESGGMAPEEVEQLITFPLETAMNGLPGVESVRSISSAGLSFLYVTFRWDTDIFRARQLVSERLSAMEGGIPVGILPRMGPISSIMGEIMQIAIPVDTQKISAMAVREYADWVLRPRLLSVSGVAQVIPIGGEVRQFQVQPNTARMAELGISHDQMEAALKGFSANTSGGFLELNGREYLIRNLGRTSRLDDLKNLAVTSKNGQPILLRQIAEITFAAALKRGDAGFEGKPAVILGIQKQPTADTIALTRAIEDALLGLKSSLPAGMEAPRVTFRQASFIEASINTLQGKLIGASVFVAVILFFFLGTVRPTIIALTAIPVSIFITSLVFKYFGLSINTMTLGGLAIAIGGLVDDAVVDVENILRRLKEDRIKHPQHRLNPLEVVAKASMEVRSAILYATVIIVLVFIPLFALPGLEGKLFVPLGISFIVSTLASLLVSVTITPVLSYYLLPSMKNLDHGDTKVLIWLKTRYANSLQSILHKPKIALITSGIAVLTAIAAVPFFPKTFLPPFSEGTLLIGLRLNPGVTLSETTALARQAEVLVKQVPEVTHVGRRSGRAELDEHAEGVHVSELDVGLKPTAELNRSMDEIKADIRSRLVNLPAALEIGQPISHRIDHMLSGVRSQIAIKIFGDDLDGLRGQADSLRAQLATIPGIADLQIEKQVLAPQIKVRIDYAAAAQYGIPAPQVLSTLQSLVEGEKITQIVEGGRRFALVVRLPESARSVEGLSQILIETPNGRVPLSKLATIEDGDGPNQISRDDGKRRIVLSANASGRALSEIVADIRAVVAETKLPEGYFITLGGQFKAQEEASRLVGLLSIVSLVLMFVVLYSRYKSTRLSALIMVNIPLALVGAVLGLWLSGQPLSVAALVGFITLAGISVRNGILKVSHYINLMRFEGEYFDHKMILRGSLERLSPVLMTALVTAFALAPLLFEAERPGTEVLHPVAVVIFSGLISSTLLDTFLTPVMFWLFGRRDAERLLEDKDAEAL; encoded by the coding sequence ATGTTTAAGTGGTTACTTGAAAACAGTTTAGCCAATCGATTGCTGGTGATCATCGCTAGTGTCGTGTTGATGACTTACGGTGCATTCACGTTGACAAAAACGCCTGTGGATGTTTTTCCTGATTTGAACAAACCCACCGTGACCATCATGACCGAGTCAGGTGGCATGGCTCCTGAGGAGGTGGAGCAACTCATCACATTCCCACTAGAGACTGCGATGAACGGCTTGCCTGGCGTCGAATCCGTCAGATCAATTTCTTCAGCCGGTTTGTCTTTTCTGTATGTGACTTTTAGATGGGATACAGACATCTTTCGCGCAAGACAGTTAGTATCCGAACGACTTTCAGCTATGGAGGGCGGCATCCCGGTAGGCATTCTTCCGCGCATGGGGCCAATTAGCTCCATCATGGGTGAGATCATGCAAATCGCTATACCCGTCGATACGCAGAAGATCTCGGCCATGGCAGTTCGAGAATATGCAGACTGGGTTTTGCGTCCCCGCCTACTGTCAGTTTCCGGTGTCGCGCAAGTCATCCCGATTGGTGGCGAGGTTCGTCAGTTTCAAGTGCAACCTAATACAGCTCGCATGGCTGAATTGGGGATTTCTCACGACCAGATGGAAGCTGCGCTGAAAGGGTTTTCCGCTAACACATCAGGTGGTTTTTTAGAGCTGAACGGTCGGGAATACCTAATTCGCAACCTTGGACGAACTTCCCGGTTAGATGATTTGAAAAATCTGGCAGTGACTTCAAAAAATGGACAACCGATCCTGTTACGTCAAATTGCCGAGATCACTTTTGCTGCGGCATTAAAGCGTGGTGACGCTGGGTTTGAGGGAAAACCTGCAGTCATTCTTGGCATCCAAAAGCAGCCAACGGCTGACACGATTGCTCTAACCCGTGCAATTGAAGATGCCCTGCTGGGTTTGAAATCGTCCTTGCCAGCTGGCATGGAAGCCCCCCGAGTCACGTTCAGACAAGCAAGCTTCATCGAAGCGTCCATCAATACGCTGCAAGGTAAATTGATTGGTGCATCTGTTTTTGTAGCTGTGATTTTGTTCTTTTTCTTGGGCACGGTCCGACCCACCATCATCGCTTTGACAGCGATTCCTGTATCAATCTTCATTACCTCTTTGGTATTTAAGTACTTTGGTCTGTCTATCAACACCATGACACTTGGTGGGTTGGCCATTGCCATTGGAGGTTTGGTCGACGACGCAGTTGTTGACGTAGAAAACATTCTGCGAAGGTTAAAAGAAGACCGTATAAAACATCCGCAGCATCGCCTTAATCCCCTGGAAGTTGTGGCAAAAGCCTCAATGGAAGTTAGATCTGCCATTTTGTACGCCACGGTGATCATCGTCCTAGTTTTTATTCCGTTGTTTGCATTGCCCGGATTGGAGGGCAAGCTCTTTGTTCCCTTGGGTATTTCTTTCATCGTTTCTACTTTGGCATCCTTGCTTGTTTCAGTGACCATCACCCCAGTGCTGAGTTATTACCTTCTTCCATCAATGAAGAACTTGGATCATGGCGACACCAAGGTTTTAATATGGCTCAAAACCCGATACGCAAACAGTCTTCAAAGTATTCTGCACAAGCCTAAGATTGCATTGATTACCTCTGGTATAGCTGTGCTAACGGCGATTGCGGCAGTTCCGTTCTTTCCTAAGACTTTCTTGCCGCCATTTAGCGAAGGAACATTGCTGATTGGATTGCGCTTAAATCCCGGTGTGACCTTGTCTGAAACAACGGCCTTAGCCAGACAAGCTGAGGTCTTAGTTAAGCAAGTGCCAGAGGTCACCCATGTCGGTCGTCGAAGCGGACGAGCTGAGCTTGATGAGCATGCAGAAGGCGTCCATGTGAGTGAGCTGGACGTTGGGCTTAAGCCTACGGCAGAGTTGAACCGCAGCATGGATGAAATCAAGGCAGATATCCGATCTCGCCTTGTGAATTTACCCGCTGCACTTGAAATCGGACAACCCATTTCTCACCGAATCGATCACATGTTGTCAGGTGTGCGATCACAAATCGCTATCAAAATATTTGGGGATGACTTGGATGGTTTACGCGGGCAAGCCGATTCACTGCGTGCACAGTTAGCGACTATTCCTGGTATCGCTGATTTGCAAATTGAAAAGCAAGTGTTGGCACCGCAAATCAAGGTTCGCATTGACTATGCCGCCGCAGCTCAGTATGGAATTCCAGCGCCACAAGTGCTTTCTACTTTACAAAGCTTGGTGGAAGGCGAAAAAATCACACAAATTGTGGAAGGCGGTCGGCGTTTTGCACTGGTCGTGCGCTTACCCGAGTCAGCTCGCTCGGTTGAGGGCTTGAGCCAAATCTTGATTGAGACACCCAATGGTCGAGTTCCTTTGTCAAAGTTGGCGACGATTGAGGATGGAGATGGTCCAAATCAAATCAGCCGCGATGATGGAAAACGCCGCATAGTTTTATCCGCAAACGCATCGGGCCGGGCTTTATCGGAAATTGTTGCGGATATCCGGGCAGTGGTTGCTGAAACCAAACTACCTGAGGGTTATTTCATCACGCTTGGAGGACAGTTCAAAGCCCAAGAAGAAGCATCACGACTAGTTGGTCTTCTTTCAATTGTGTCGCTGGTGCTGATGTTTGTCGTCCTTTACAGCCGCTACAAGTCAACGCGTCTTTCAGCGTTGATCATGGTGAACATACCGCTGGCCTTAGTCGGTGCAGTTCTCGGGTTGTGGTTGTCGGGACAACCGTTGTCTGTTGCCGCTTTAGTGGGATTCATCACATTAGCTGGTATTTCAGTCAGAAACGGCATCTTGAAAGTTAGTCACTACATCAACTTGATGCGCTTTGAAGGTGAATACTTTGATCACAAAATGATTTTGCGGGGTTCGCTTGAACGATTGAGCCCCGTTTTGATGACCGCTTTAGTGACTGCTTTTGCATTGGCGCCATTGCTTTTCGAAGCAGAGCGCCCAGGGACTGAGGTCTTACATCCAGTTGCGGTTGTGATTTTTTCAGGACTAATCAGCTCCACGCTGCTGGATACGTTCCTGACTCCAGTTATGTTCTGGCTCTTTGGTCGTCGAGATGCCGAACGTTTGCTTGAAGACAAAGACGCCGAAGCACTTTAA
- a CDS encoding YnfA family protein, producing the protein MKTLFLYFATAVAEIVGCYLPWFWLRQGGSIWLLIPASISLALFAWLLTLHDATSGRVYAAYGGVYISVAIVWLWLVDGVRPSIWDVAGVAVALAGMSIIAFQPRWEF; encoded by the coding sequence ATGAAAACACTATTTCTCTATTTCGCTACGGCCGTAGCTGAAATTGTTGGCTGCTACCTACCTTGGTTCTGGCTACGGCAGGGAGGATCCATTTGGCTTCTCATACCCGCATCGATTAGCTTAGCTTTGTTCGCTTGGCTACTGACTTTGCATGACGCCACCTCTGGGCGTGTTTATGCTGCCTACGGTGGGGTCTACATCAGTGTTGCCATAGTCTGGCTCTGGCTTGTTGATGGCGTTCGCCCATCAATCTGGGATGTGGCTGGTGTTGCAGTGGCATTGGCTGGAATGAGCATCATCGCCTTTCAACCGCGTTGGGAGTTTTGA
- a CDS encoding YkvA family protein, with protein MRFLQAIRVWAKKIKRDSVTLWFAEKHPRTPKLIKFLGMFVVAYALSPIDLIPDFIPVLGYLDDVILLPALIWLTVKLLPMDILIVCQQQADDWMQEKQAKPTSRWGIVFVVSVWAVTAVVLWNWVSF; from the coding sequence ATGAGATTTCTACAGGCCATTCGAGTTTGGGCAAAGAAAATCAAAAGAGACAGCGTGACCCTATGGTTCGCTGAAAAACATCCCCGCACGCCTAAATTGATAAAGTTTTTGGGTATGTTTGTGGTGGCGTACGCACTGAGTCCTATCGACCTCATTCCAGACTTTATTCCTGTGCTGGGTTATCTTGATGATGTGATCTTGTTGCCAGCACTTATCTGGTTAACGGTGAAGCTGTTGCCGATGGACATCTTGATTGTGTGTCAACAACAGGCAGATGACTGGATGCAGGAGAAGCAAGCCAAGCCAACTAGCCGTTGGGGAATTGTGTTTGTTGTTTCAGTTTGGGCGGTGACGGCGGTTGTGCTTTGGAATTGGGTATCGTTCTAG
- a CDS encoding HlyD family efflux transporter periplasmic adaptor subunit: protein MAAVIALCPATNSWAGEGHDHGGISATPSMNGPQRLPDGSVFLPKSAQRQLVIRTIKAEIADLPKSIELNGKVSMDPNAGGKVQAINAGRVEAGPKGLPNLGSAVRKGDVLAYLVSSLAPIEQSNQFAQLAELKAAKSLAEKRLARLRELSDTVPRKDIEAAESDLQSLTGRVSAVSTGLNHREPLAAPVSGVIASSNAVAGQVIDARELVFEIVDPARLRIEALAFDTSLIASVDKAFVAVNNQRIALQFLGAARSLREQALPMNFKAQGEELSALALGEPIRVVIQTKDKVKGMAVPVSALMKNPANQSIVWVKTAAERFTPRTITFEPLDGTRVAVTSGLESGDLIAAQGATLINQVR, encoded by the coding sequence ATGGCCGCAGTAATTGCTCTGTGTCCGGCGACTAATTCTTGGGCTGGAGAAGGTCATGACCATGGAGGTATATCGGCCACTCCCAGTATGAATGGTCCTCAGCGTTTGCCTGATGGCAGTGTCTTCTTGCCGAAGTCAGCTCAACGCCAGTTGGTAATTCGCACCATCAAAGCTGAAATTGCAGACTTACCGAAATCTATAGAACTCAACGGTAAGGTCAGCATGGACCCCAATGCAGGAGGCAAAGTGCAAGCCATCAATGCTGGCCGAGTCGAGGCCGGCCCCAAAGGCTTGCCAAATCTCGGTAGTGCGGTACGCAAAGGTGATGTTCTTGCCTATCTAGTTTCCTCACTGGCACCTATTGAGCAATCCAATCAGTTTGCACAGCTGGCAGAACTGAAGGCAGCTAAATCGCTTGCTGAAAAACGACTGGCAAGATTGAGGGAGTTATCAGATACCGTTCCACGCAAAGACATCGAAGCTGCTGAGAGTGACTTGCAAAGTTTAACGGGTCGTGTCTCAGCTGTTAGCACAGGACTTAATCACAGGGAGCCGTTGGCAGCCCCGGTTTCTGGAGTGATTGCATCATCAAATGCTGTGGCAGGACAAGTGATTGATGCGCGTGAGTTGGTATTTGAAATTGTGGACCCAGCACGTCTGAGAATTGAGGCCTTGGCCTTTGATACTTCGCTCATCGCCAGTGTAGATAAAGCGTTTGTTGCCGTAAATAACCAGCGGATCGCGCTTCAATTTTTGGGCGCAGCACGTAGCTTACGTGAGCAAGCATTACCCATGAATTTCAAAGCCCAAGGGGAGGAACTGAGCGCTTTGGCTCTCGGTGAACCAATAAGAGTTGTGATTCAGACCAAAGATAAGGTGAAAGGGATGGCTGTACCAGTGTCTGCGTTGATGAAGAATCCTGCCAATCAGTCTATTGTTTGGGTCAAAACAGCCGCTGAGAGATTCACGCCTCGCACGATTACTTTTGAACCCTTGGACGGTACGCGGGTTGCAGTTACATCGGGTCTTGAAAGTGGCGATCTAATCGCGGCACAAGGTGCAACATTGATTAACCAGGTGCGCTGA
- a CDS encoding TolC family protein: MYRREKWNYKRQLCAVAAFSVCSVINVFAQNTNQPRQIQSVKDIFDATWLRQPEAQALESRQQALQAQKRAAAALTPEPAAVELNSKSDQWNRNLGAREEQIAIAVPMWLPGERSKSSALAEAQANALEYQIKANQLRVAGKIREDWWNLHRARIEQEVTADQLTNARRLADDVAKRVKAGDLAQSDQHQAEGAAAVAESAYAMAQANLELATQIIQSSIGATSFSILDLSESPELPPSAEYPQVHAALMELQARSDVAERTVALATTRTRANPEFTIAKSRDRGNLVDPYSSKVTIGIRLPFGSGPRYEATVANAQAEATQAQAQLSLERDRTQSMWRIAQAKANAAQAQLKAAERRAKLALESRTFFDKSFQLGESDLPTRLRIEAEAVEARRQAALSRIEYSASISALRQAAGLLPQ, translated from the coding sequence ATGTATCGAAGAGAAAAATGGAATTACAAAAGGCAGCTGTGTGCAGTAGCAGCCTTTTCAGTATGCAGTGTCATTAATGTATTTGCGCAAAATACCAATCAGCCAAGGCAAATTCAAAGCGTCAAAGATATTTTTGATGCCACTTGGTTACGTCAACCTGAAGCGCAAGCTTTAGAGTCACGGCAGCAAGCCTTGCAAGCTCAAAAGCGAGCGGCGGCAGCATTAACGCCAGAACCCGCAGCGGTAGAGCTGAACTCAAAATCTGATCAGTGGAACAGAAATTTGGGGGCACGGGAGGAACAAATCGCAATCGCAGTTCCGATGTGGTTACCTGGCGAACGAAGCAAAAGCTCTGCGCTTGCAGAAGCTCAAGCCAACGCTTTAGAGTATCAAATCAAAGCCAATCAACTGCGTGTAGCTGGAAAAATTCGAGAAGATTGGTGGAATTTACACCGTGCTCGCATTGAGCAAGAAGTCACTGCGGATCAATTGACCAATGCGCGACGCTTGGCTGATGATGTCGCAAAACGTGTGAAAGCAGGTGATTTAGCTCAATCGGATCAACACCAAGCCGAAGGTGCCGCTGCAGTGGCTGAATCTGCGTATGCCATGGCTCAAGCCAATTTAGAACTTGCCACTCAAATCATCCAATCATCGATTGGGGCAACAAGTTTCTCAATCCTGGATCTGTCAGAAAGCCCTGAGTTGCCGCCTTCAGCTGAATATCCACAAGTACACGCTGCGTTGATGGAATTACAAGCACGCTCGGATGTTGCTGAGCGTACTGTTGCATTGGCCACTACAAGGACAAGAGCGAACCCTGAATTCACAATCGCTAAATCCAGAGACCGCGGCAATTTAGTAGATCCCTACAGTTCCAAAGTCACGATTGGTATTCGACTTCCTTTTGGTAGTGGTCCTCGCTATGAGGCAACCGTGGCTAACGCTCAAGCAGAGGCAACACAAGCCCAAGCTCAATTGAGCTTAGAGCGAGACCGTACACAGTCGATGTGGCGCATCGCTCAAGCAAAAGCCAACGCTGCGCAAGCCCAGCTCAAAGCAGCAGAGCGCAGAGCCAAATTGGCTTTGGAGTCTCGCACTTTCTTTGATAAATCGTTTCAGCTTGGCGAATCCGACTTGCCAACTCGTCTGCGCATCGAAGCGGAAGCCGTTGAAGCGCGACGTCAAGCAGCCCTCAGTCGTATCGAATATTCAGCGTCCATCTCAGCACTACGCCAAGCAGCTGGACTCTTACCTCAATAA
- a CDS encoding TMEM165/GDT1 family protein: protein MESLLVSTGAVALAEIGDKTQLLAFILAARFKKPIPIIAGILIATIINHGLAGALGAWITSTVNPETLRWVLGSSFICMAIWTMIPDEIEEDETQVAKRFGVFGATLITFFLAEMGDKTQIATVAMAAHYSTPLLVVIGTTLGMLIADVPAVFVGDKLADRIPMRLIHSIAAGVFAVLGIATLLGAGSGFGF from the coding sequence ATGGAATCCCTTCTCGTCTCTACTGGTGCTGTTGCTCTCGCCGAAATCGGAGACAAAACCCAACTCCTTGCGTTCATTCTGGCGGCAAGGTTCAAAAAACCAATACCAATCATTGCTGGCATTCTCATTGCGACGATCATCAACCATGGTCTTGCAGGTGCTCTTGGTGCATGGATTACCTCTACAGTTAACCCAGAAACATTACGTTGGGTACTTGGATCCTCATTCATTTGCATGGCAATTTGGACAATGATTCCAGATGAGATCGAAGAAGATGAAACACAAGTTGCAAAACGTTTTGGAGTGTTTGGCGCAACACTGATCACCTTCTTTTTGGCTGAGATGGGCGACAAAACTCAAATCGCAACAGTGGCAATGGCAGCGCACTATTCAACACCTCTGTTGGTTGTAATTGGAACTACGCTTGGTATGTTGATTGCGGATGTACCTGCTGTCTTCGTGGGCGATAAGCTCGCTGACAGAATTCCAATGCGACTTATTCACTCCATTGCTGCTGGTGTTTTCGCTGTGTTGGGTATCGCTACATTGCTAGGTGCTGGCTCAGGTTTTGGGTTCTAA
- a CDS encoding DMT family transporter, protein MNHDVFYALLAATLFGASTPFAKLLVSDDAPVMLAGLLYLGSGIGLALLRIIRDRGWQSPNLGAAEWPWLLGAILFGGVLGPVALLLGLGYTTGSAASLLLNLEAVLTAVIAWVVFRESADKRIVLGMVAIVLGGIALSWQADAYASSNLLGPVLIALACLCWAIDNNLTRKVSASDALFIAGIKGLIAGTVNCVLALLLGLSLPAVLVVFSTMTLGLIGYGLSLVLFVLALRGLGTARTGAYFSTAPFIGAAISVVLMDEATGGLFWLAACLMAVGVWIHLTEHHEHEHHHESLDHEHGHTHDVHHQHTHNFAWDGQEPHSHRHVHTEVIHKHPHYPDIHHRHTH, encoded by the coding sequence GTGAATCATGATGTTTTCTATGCTTTGCTCGCTGCGACGCTCTTTGGAGCAAGTACACCGTTTGCAAAGCTCTTAGTCAGTGACGATGCTCCAGTGATGCTGGCTGGATTGCTTTACCTTGGTAGCGGTATTGGTCTAGCTCTACTTCGAATCATTCGCGACCGAGGCTGGCAGTCTCCAAACCTTGGTGCTGCCGAATGGCCTTGGCTCTTAGGCGCTATCTTGTTTGGTGGTGTGCTGGGGCCTGTCGCTCTTCTATTGGGCTTGGGCTATACAACTGGCTCGGCTGCCTCTTTGCTACTTAACTTAGAAGCTGTGCTGACTGCTGTGATTGCATGGGTAGTGTTTCGAGAAAGCGCAGACAAACGCATCGTGCTTGGTATGGTGGCCATCGTTCTTGGCGGCATCGCCCTGTCTTGGCAAGCAGATGCTTATGCCAGCTCGAATTTGCTTGGCCCCGTATTGATTGCCTTGGCTTGCCTTTGCTGGGCCATCGACAACAATCTAACACGTAAAGTGTCTGCCTCGGATGCCTTGTTCATTGCTGGTATCAAAGGATTGATCGCAGGCACCGTCAACTGCGTACTTGCCTTGCTCTTGGGTCTGTCGTTACCAGCCGTTCTTGTGGTTTTCTCAACCATGACACTAGGATTGATAGGTTATGGCTTGAGCCTTGTTTTGTTTGTTCTGGCGTTACGTGGCTTAGGCACAGCTCGAACGGGTGCTTACTTTTCAACGGCCCCCTTCATTGGTGCAGCCATATCGGTGGTGCTGATGGACGAGGCAACGGGTGGGCTTTTTTGGCTGGCGGCTTGTCTGATGGCGGTGGGTGTCTGGATTCACCTCACCGAGCACCACGAACATGAGCATCACCATGAATCACTTGACCATGAGCACGGTCACACGCATGATGTTCATCATCAACATACCCACAACTTTGCGTGGGATGGGCAGGAGCCTCACAGTCACAGGCATGTGCATACCGAAGTGATCCACAAACACCCACACTATCCAGATATTCACCATCGACACACTCACTGA
- a CDS encoding helix-turn-helix domain-containing protein, with protein MRSATPARTGRTSPLGTPGQDALPAERMVFTEADLASRWGMSPKTLQRWRTEGRGPHYLKLGKRVTYTVNAIEAYENFVQHISTSQRVAS; from the coding sequence ATGCGGTCTGCAACACCTGCCCGAACCGGGCGCACTTCCCCTCTCGGCACACCAGGTCAAGATGCTCTGCCTGCCGAGCGAATGGTCTTCACCGAGGCTGATTTGGCTTCTCGTTGGGGCATGAGTCCAAAGACTCTGCAGCGCTGGCGAACCGAAGGTCGTGGTCCTCACTATCTAAAGCTCGGCAAGCGCGTGACCTACACCGTTAACGCGATTGAGGCGTACGAGAACTTCGTGCAACACATCTCAACTTCACAACGTGTCGCAAGCTGA
- a CDS encoding DUF6511 domain-containing protein has translation MVSKRAVMKCWVCSRQARGFGHADIRFKVGRAARYPVDWVFCSQRCQRCFHKLYEAGVRLLNRGDARTSVKEGNVIDPSEAEMAAMHRCLKPLGEAANEVGMDRALSTYSQEEALLLINAVVTTYVEAMVQAHEASKYPPLRMLGQESYG, from the coding sequence ATGGTGAGCAAACGCGCAGTCATGAAGTGTTGGGTGTGTTCACGGCAGGCCAGAGGCTTCGGTCATGCAGACATTCGATTCAAGGTGGGACGTGCAGCACGCTACCCCGTCGACTGGGTGTTTTGTTCGCAGCGTTGCCAGCGGTGTTTTCACAAACTCTACGAAGCTGGTGTGCGTTTGCTCAACCGTGGCGATGCGCGCACCTCAGTGAAGGAGGGCAATGTGATTGATCCTTCCGAAGCTGAGATGGCCGCCATGCATCGTTGCCTAAAACCCTTGGGCGAGGCAGCGAACGAAGTGGGCATGGACCGCGCGCTGAGTACTTACTCACAGGAGGAGGCTTTGCTTCTGATCAACGCGGTTGTCACCACCTATGTCGAAGCGATGGTGCAAGCGCATGAGGCAAGCAAGTACCCGCCTTTGCGAATGCTTGGCCAAGAGTCCTACGGCTAG
- a CDS encoding phage/plasmid primase, P4 family — protein sequence MLDFNDPAQEAFRKTIPPKTDISREKDDIRQALLERLSTLIAEIWPAGKRRNTKYLVGDVMGGPGDSLELLLSGPKAGLWTDRATGEGGDIFDLIARHYQLNIQTHFPDVLKRAKDLLGRVDSLPQRPPSKDKAKTPAVDELGPATAKWDYQDASGKLIAVVYRYDPEPGKKEFRPWDVKRRKMAPPDPRPLFNQPGISYAERIVLVEGEKCAQALIELGVCATTAMHGANAPVDKTDWTPLAGKHVLIWPDRDKPGWDYADRASQAILLAGALSCAILQPPEEKPEGWDVADARVEGFDVAGFIAAGDRMPVVRQADENMATDIVDGLDYTTEDGLAMAFTRQFGEDWRFCSPWGKWLVWNGVRWNIDKSLYVHHLSRTVCRAASYKADTPRLKSRLAGSSTMSAIERIVRTDPRHSATVEEWDADPWLLNTPGGIIDLRRGGMGPHRRDRRMTKVTTATPKGESPVWANFLENVTGGDKELQLYLQRVVGYCLTGDISTHALFFLYGTGANGKSVFVNVISTILGDYAANAPMDTFMETRSDRHPTDLAGLRGARFVSATETEQGRRWNESKIKAITGGDLVTARLMHQDFFTYPPQFKLLIAGNHKPAIRNIDEAMRRRMHLIPFTITVPPEKRDPLLTEKLLSERDGILAWALQGCLLWQQIGLKQPLSVTSATDEYFEGEDAMGRWMDERCKLGANDKALTVTLFNDWKQWAEMSGEFVGTQRRFSDALITRRFDKWRNSMGVRGFAGIDIKQPTNFPNRSYPYNDN from the coding sequence ATGCTTGATTTCAACGACCCCGCCCAAGAGGCGTTTCGCAAAACGATTCCACCTAAAACGGATATCTCGCGCGAAAAAGATGACATCCGACAAGCCTTGCTTGAACGCCTGAGCACTCTCATCGCTGAGATTTGGCCAGCAGGCAAACGCCGTAACACCAAGTACTTGGTGGGCGATGTGATGGGCGGCCCAGGTGACAGTTTGGAGTTGCTGCTCTCAGGCCCCAAAGCAGGACTGTGGACTGACCGCGCAACAGGTGAGGGTGGTGACATCTTCGATCTGATTGCACGTCACTACCAGCTCAACATACAGACCCATTTCCCGGATGTGCTCAAACGTGCCAAGGATTTACTGGGTCGAGTGGACTCACTGCCGCAACGCCCCCCAAGTAAAGACAAGGCCAAAACGCCTGCAGTCGATGAACTTGGGCCCGCTACTGCCAAGTGGGACTACCAAGATGCATCAGGCAAGCTGATTGCGGTGGTCTACCGCTATGACCCTGAACCCGGCAAGAAAGAGTTTCGTCCATGGGATGTGAAACGTCGCAAGATGGCCCCCCCTGACCCGCGTCCCTTGTTCAACCAACCCGGAATCTCGTACGCCGAGCGAATCGTTCTGGTCGAGGGTGAGAAGTGCGCTCAAGCGCTCATTGAGTTGGGCGTGTGCGCCACGACTGCCATGCACGGTGCTAATGCGCCCGTGGATAAAACTGACTGGACACCACTTGCTGGCAAGCATGTGCTCATCTGGCCTGACCGCGACAAGCCTGGTTGGGACTATGCGGACCGTGCGTCACAAGCCATCCTGCTTGCGGGGGCACTCAGCTGCGCGATTCTCCAGCCCCCAGAGGAAAAACCTGAAGGCTGGGATGTGGCCGATGCGCGCGTAGAAGGATTCGATGTCGCTGGTTTTATCGCGGCAGGCGACCGCATGCCCGTTGTGCGTCAAGCCGACGAGAACATGGCAACAGACATTGTGGATGGATTGGACTACACCACAGAAGATGGCTTGGCCATGGCGTTTACGCGTCAGTTTGGTGAGGACTGGCGGTTTTGTTCACCATGGGGCAAATGGTTGGTGTGGAATGGCGTGCGCTGGAACATCGACAAGTCGCTCTACGTGCATCACCTGAGTCGAACGGTTTGTCGTGCCGCGTCCTACAAAGCAGACACGCCAAGACTCAAGTCCCGCTTGGCTGGATCGAGCACCATGTCTGCGATTGAACGCATCGTTCGCACCGACCCACGTCACAGTGCGACCGTTGAGGAGTGGGATGCCGATCCTTGGTTGCTCAATACGCCTGGTGGAATCATTGACCTCAGGCGTGGCGGAATGGGGCCGCACAGGCGCGATCGACGCATGACCAAGGTCACCACAGCCACACCCAAAGGCGAGAGCCCCGTGTGGGCTAATTTCCTTGAGAACGTGACGGGAGGCGACAAAGAGTTGCAGCTGTACTTGCAACGCGTGGTGGGCTACTGCCTCACGGGCGATATCAGCACGCACGCGTTGTTCTTCTTGTATGGCACAGGGGCAAACGGCAAGTCCGTGTTCGTCAACGTCATCTCAACCATCTTGGGTGATTACGCGGCTAACGCTCCCATGGACACGTTCATGGAAACACGCTCAGATCGTCACCCAACAGACCTTGCGGGCTTGCGTGGCGCACGCTTCGTCTCGGCCACAGAAACCGAGCAGGGCAGGCGTTGGAACGAATCCAAGATCAAAGCCATCACAGGTGGTGACTTGGTGACGGCTCGACTGATGCACCAAGACTTCTTCACCTACCCACCTCAGTTCAAGCTCTTGATTGCGGGCAATCACAAGCCTGCCATTCGCAACATCGATGAGGCGATGCGTCGTCGCATGCATTTGATCCCTTTCACGATCACGGTGCCTCCTGAGAAACGTGACCCCTTGCTCACGGAGAAGTTGCTCTCTGAGCGTGACGGCATCTTGGCTTGGGCGCTACAGGGTTGTTTGCTCTGGCAGCAGATCGGGCTCAAGCAACCTCTCTCGGTGACCAGTGCCACGGATGAATATTTCGAGGGCGAAGACGCCATGGGGCGTTGGATGGATGAGCGCTGCAAGCTTGGAGCCAATGACAAAGCGCTGACGGTGACTCTCTTCAACGATTGGAAGCAATGGGCCGAGATGAGCGGTGAGTTCGTGGGCACACAACGC